The Microlunatus antarcticus DNA segment AGGTTGCGGTTGGACTCGTACGTGGTGATGCCCTCGGCGACCTTGCGGATCAGCACGTCGCCCACCCACACGGAGTGGGCACCGGCGCCCTGCAGCGCCCCGCGGTAGTCGACGTTGCTGGTCGTGCGCGGCGCGTTGTGGTCGACGAACAGCCGGTGCTCCAGGTGCTGGTCGGCGTCGACGAAGTAGAGGCCGAGCTGCTCGATCTCGCCGCCGGGACCCGCGTACTCCGCCGTCTGCACGAGCCGGACGAGGTCCCCGCCCAGCGAGGCGGTCAGGGTGCGCACGTGCGCGTCCCGACCGACCCGGATCCCGAGGTGACCCGCGTGCACGGCGTCGTCGTCCCAGAGCTGCAGACCGGCGAGGTCGACGCGCGCGCCGTCGCCGACGAGCAGGACCACGGAGCTCGCCAGCACGGTGGACCCCAGGTGCTCGAGCACGATCGTCGCCTTCGCGAACGCCCCCACCCTGATGACCAGCGACCGGAACGCGGGCGCGCCCAGCCCCTCGCCCGTCACCGTGATGGTGACGGGCTCGGTCAGCTCGACCTCGGCCGGCACGTCGACCAGCGTCGCGTCGCCGGCGTTCGCGACGGCGAGCGCCGCGATCCGGTCGACCGGCGCCGGTCCCTCGAAGCCCCGGGCCTCGGCCGCACCGACGGTGCGCACCTCGACCTGGTCGGGGGCGTCGACGGCGACCGTGATCTCGCCCTTCTCCGCACCCTCGGTGTCGAGCAGGCCGCGGAGCCGCTTGATCGGGGTGAACCGCCAGACCTCCTCACGCCCGGTGGGGCGCGGGTGGTCGGCGAGGTCGTAGGAGGCGACCGGGTGGAGGTGGGACGAGACGGTCTCCACCGCGCCGGCGACCGCCGCGACGGAACCGTCGGGAGCAGCGGCCGGCACGACCTCGAGGGGCGCGTCGATCTGGACGGACAAGTGAGAGCTTCCTTCGGTGGATCGGTGGATCGGTGGGGTCGGGGCCGGCGTCAGCCGACCGCGCCCTCCATCTGCAGCTCGATCAGGCGGTTGAGCTCGAGGGCGTACTCCATCGGGAGCTCACGGGCGATCGGCTCCACGAAGCCGCGGACGATCATGGCCATCGCCTCGTCCTCGCCCATCCCGCGGCTCATCAGGTAGAAGAGCTGCTCGTCGCTGACCTTGGAGACCGTGGCCTCGTGCGCCATCGACACGTCGTCCTCGCGGACGTCGACGTAGGGGTAGGTGTCGGAGCGGCTGATCGAGTCGACCAGGAGCGCGTCGCACTTGACGATCGAGGCCGAGTGGTGCGCCCCGTCCTGCACCTGCACCAGACCGCGGTACGAGGTGCGGCCGCCACCACGGGCGACGGACTTGGAGATGATCGAGCTCGACGTGTACGGCGCGCAGTGGACCATCTTGGAGCCCGCGTCCTGGTGCTGGCCCTCGCCGGCGAAGGCGATGGACAGCGTCTCGCCCCGGGCGTGCTCGCCCATGAGGTAGACGGCCGGGTACTTCATGGTCACCTTGGAGCCGATGTTGCCGTCGATCCACTCCATCGTGGCGCCCTCCTCGCAGGTGGCGCGCTTGGTGACGAGGTTGTAGACGTTGTTCGACCAGTTCTGGATCGTCGTGTAGCGGCAGCGGGCGCCCTTCTTCACGACGATCTCGACGACCGCGCTGTGCAGCGAGTCGGACGAGTAGATCGGCGCGGTGCAGCCCTCGACGTAGTGCACGTACGCGTCCTCGTCGACGATGATCAGCGTGCGCTCGAACTGGCCCATGTTCTCGGTGTTGATCCGGAAGTAGGCCTGCAGCGGGATCTCGACGTGCACGCCCTTGGGGACGTAGATGAACGAGCCGCCGGACCACACCGCCGAGTTCAGCGCGGAGAACTTGTTGTCCCCGACCGGGATGACCGTGGCGAAGTACTCGGCGAAGAGCTCCGGGTACTCCTTCAGCGCGGTGTCGGTGTCGAGGAAGATGACGCCCTGCTTCTCGAGCTCCTCGTTGATCTTGTGGTAGACCACCTCGGACTCGTACTGGGCGGCCACGCCGGAGACCAGGCGCGCCTTCTCCGCCTCGGGGATGCCGAGCTTGTCGTACGTGTTCTTGATGTCGGCCGGCAGGTCGTCCCAGGTCGCGGCCTGCTTCTCGGTCGAGCGCACGAAGTACTTGATGTTGTCGAAGTCGATGTCGTTCAGCTCCGCACCCCAGGCCGGCATCGGCTTGCGGTCGAAGAGCTTGAGGCCCTTGAGGCGCAGGTCGAGCATCCACTGCGGCTCGCTCTTGAGCGCGGAGATGTTCTCCACGACGGCGGTGCTCAGGCCGCGCTTGGCGATCGAGCCGGCGGCGTCGGAGTCGGACCAGCCGAAGCGGTAACGGCCGAGGGCGTCGAGGTGCTCGTCCTGGCTCTGCCCCGTGCCGGGCGCGACCGGACCGGTAGCGGTCCCGGTGGTGACGGCGGTCTCGTCAAGGATGTCGGTCATGTGTGCTCCTCGTGATCGGGGGCGTGCATCAGGTTCAAGCCCGGGTCGCGACCGGATGTTCCGGCTGACCCGTGTGACGTCGGTGTGGTCGAAGTGGTTCTCGGGATGTGGGTCGTGCAGACGCCGTCGCCGTGCGCGATCGTGGCGAGCCGCTGGACGTGGACCCCGAGCTGGCGCGAGAACGCCTCGGTCTCCGCGTCGCACAGCTCGGGGAAGCGCTCGGCCACGTGCGCGACCGGGCAGTGGTGCTGGCACAGCTGCTCCCCCGCGACGGCTGGCCGCAGAGAAGCGGCGTAGCCCTCGGCCGAGAGCGTCCGCGCGAGGGTCTGCGTCGGGGTCTCGGTCGCGTCGGCGCCGGCGAGCGCCTGGCGGAAGTGCTCCTCGAGCGGGGCGACCCGCGCCTCGGC contains these protein-coding regions:
- the sufD gene encoding Fe-S cluster assembly protein SufD; protein product: MSVQIDAPLEVVPAAAPDGSVAAVAGAVETVSSHLHPVASYDLADHPRPTGREEVWRFTPIKRLRGLLDTEGAEKGEITVAVDAPDQVEVRTVGAAEARGFEGPAPVDRIAALAVANAGDATLVDVPAEVELTEPVTITVTGEGLGAPAFRSLVIRVGAFAKATIVLEHLGSTVLASSVVLLVGDGARVDLAGLQLWDDDAVHAGHLGIRVGRDAHVRTLTASLGGDLVRLVQTAEYAGPGGEIEQLGLYFVDADQHLEHRLFVDHNAPRTTSNVDYRGALQGAGAHSVWVGDVLIRKVAEGITTYESNRNLVLTDGCRADSVPNLEIETGEIAGAGHASTTGRFDDEQLFYLRSRGIDEVEARRLVVHGFFADIIRRIGVPSVEDRLLAAVEEELAINVGAPASSGRVAEPESETEADEDLEAPIVAPEHVEGRDADDAGHHAFEADDDLAVIAKQQS
- the sufB gene encoding Fe-S cluster assembly protein SufB, coding for MTDILDETAVTTGTATGPVAPGTGQSQDEHLDALGRYRFGWSDSDAAGSIAKRGLSTAVVENISALKSEPQWMLDLRLKGLKLFDRKPMPAWGAELNDIDFDNIKYFVRSTEKQAATWDDLPADIKNTYDKLGIPEAEKARLVSGVAAQYESEVVYHKINEELEKQGVIFLDTDTALKEYPELFAEYFATVIPVGDNKFSALNSAVWSGGSFIYVPKGVHVEIPLQAYFRINTENMGQFERTLIIVDEDAYVHYVEGCTAPIYSSDSLHSAVVEIVVKKGARCRYTTIQNWSNNVYNLVTKRATCEEGATMEWIDGNIGSKVTMKYPAVYLMGEHARGETLSIAFAGEGQHQDAGSKMVHCAPYTSSSIISKSVARGGGRTSYRGLVQVQDGAHHSASIVKCDALLVDSISRSDTYPYVDVREDDVSMAHEATVSKVSDEQLFYLMSRGMGEDEAMAMIVRGFVEPIARELPMEYALELNRLIELQMEGAVG
- a CDS encoding helix-turn-helix transcriptional regulator, translating into MYSAGEATREVSGDEPETDPGATTRQRVARSILEHGPSTAAELATRLGLTAAGVRRHLDGLAEQGLLTSREQRVYGARGRGRPARVFVLTDAGRDSFSAGYDDLAVQALEFLAATAGAGAVGRFAEARVAPLEEHFRQALAGADATETPTQTLARTLSAEGYAASLRPAVAGEQLCQHHCPVAHVAERFPELCDAETEAFSRQLGVHVQRLATIAHGDGVCTTHIPRTTSTTPTSHGSAGTSGRDPGLNLMHAPDHEEHT